Below is a window of Ananas comosus cultivar F153 linkage group 9, ASM154086v1, whole genome shotgun sequence DNA.
TTTTTTTAGGGCATAAGGAAATCGAGGGATAACTTTAATTTGAGTTTTCGAATGGTGACAACTATCTAGTGGGTTCGACCAAACCGAAATTGCTGCactccctctatgtctcctATTCTTCTTTACTAAGCTCATTTCATGTTTTAACATGCAATTTAGAAGAGTTATAGTTGATTTGACATATGACAAGCATATTACATGCATAAGGCATAAACACTCTATAATAGAGTTCATAGGACATATAGATACGATGCATGTAATCCTATGTTTTTGAATGTTGTTGCAAGTAATATTGTTTACTTAGTTGAAAtatcaataattaaatttcatgctTGATTGGTTGGGACAAATGAATTACATGTACCGTATAAAGTTGAGACATTGGAAGGGGTCTAATAACCAAGCATGCGACCAAAGGGTTGAGTACTGAGATTCTATGTCTTTAGACATAATGTATGTGACCACGCTTGCTTGCAAttatgctcattcgcatatgcttgtaAGAGTCACTCCCTacaaaccggcactccggagtttagcCATCGAAACATCATGCTCgccatgcgggattgggcgccgaaataggACTCcatgggaaaggctcattcatTGAGGGGAATTTTGATTACCACAGGACCACTAGGCACGGCACAACCCAGGACTGTATCTTGTGTTAGTCTCTGAATGATTGGGTAAAAGTTAGTTAAACTTGGCATTGAACTTATCACATAGTTGATGCATAAATTAAGATGACATACATGATAGTAGTAGAACTACTTTTAGCATTACCTATAGAGGCATGATAGTAGTATAGCTACTTTActttcaattattttatatctGCTCTTTACTTTTTCACAATTTCTCTAACTATGCCTCAGTTGATTTAGTGGAATATATAGTACGCCCCTCTCGGCGGCtttacccactgagaactacatATTTATATTCTCATCCCCATTGGTTGACTATTTTTCTTTCAGACCCTTCCACAACAGGAGAAGGTAGGGATCGCTGTAAGGGAGTTACGTCTAGTTAGAGCCGACCCGATCGAGCTAGTTAGAGGTTGTTGTTTTTCTAATTGGGTTTCGGATTGCCTGTGATGGGCAAATCTGACCCGACCCGTTAAGTGCTAGTTTTCCTTAGTTGGTTGAAAAACCACCCTACACTACGTGCAGTTATAAACCACAACTGagagaaaaaagggagaaagagtGAGAcacttcttcctctctctttcaatGTACTCTCTCTATCACTCTTTTGgataaaatgaaatattaaaaaagtttaCTCTCTTCTTGGAGGATTTGACATTTGGGTTTTGAAAATTAGTGCAATTTCCAACATTAAAAAAGTTTACTCTCTCTATCACTAAATCCAATATGAAAATCCAATTTGGTACAAAGATAAGAATACAGCGGCGTAATTACCCTACAATTTGAGAAACATTCGATTTAGGAGAAAAATGGTGACAGCCAAAGATAAAGAGGATGGAGCCATTTATATGGCTTTATGGAAAAGAAGAATAACGGTTCCAGTGGAAAAAACTTAGAAATACTACCATGGATAAGTTGCCTCAGATTTATCCCCCGCTAAGTACTGTTTTAATGATTTAGTTAAAATCGGGTTTCTCCGGGTACGTGCAACCGGATCGTTGGATTATGACATTTGCCGCATAATTACCAGCATGGACGCAGTCAGCTGTGCTCTTCTCCTGAACCAGTTGAGAAAGGAATCCTCCAACAAATGCATCACCTAAAAAACatattttagttagaaatagtTGATagcaaatcaaatgaaatttcaGAAACCAAAGAGAACTGTACTTCGGAAACAAACATAAAAGAATAACATATGATGACAACACAAATTCATCAAAACTCGAGTCCCGATATATGATGACAAACTACTACTTAGAAAACAAGCCAAAAAGCTTTGAAGAAAAGTACCACTCTCAGACATAGGAGATAGTTTTCGAAAGaattattcaatattatttggaaaaaaaaaaatgaactatAGTAGTGAAAACTAATATAGGGAGTTTATGCATCTAAAAATACAGAAAGTACCTGCTCTGTTAGTATCAACCAGCTTCTCCTTGGGCAAAAGGGCCACACGGAATGTTTTAACCTATGAAAAAGGTTTAGTAAGAAAGAATTAACATCAGAAATTAATATAAACTAAATGCTCTGCATACTATAGCATCAAAAGAGCAGGTACATATCGAATGGACTGCTTAGTTTCTTGTCCTATATTTAATGCAATTTACCGGTTAACGATGAAAAATCTTATGAAAAAAATAGACAAACAATACTGCAGAACAAAGTCAACCAACAAAAGGAACTTAGGTGAGCAAGAATGCCAGCATCATGCATCACGATTTGAGAAATAAAGGACATTATAAAGAGATCACCAGAAAGAACAAGGTCCCTTTtttttgccccttttttttgCGGTGTAAAGTGACATAAACCTGTTTAGCTTTTGCCTGCACCAAAACTGAAAATAGATTTAGCAGCAATTTCTGTTTTATTTTCTGTACCAAATCCAAGGAACTCTGCAGGGTAAAATGAGATAATTACACAGTATATTAAGATAATTATACAAAGCATTCTGAAAGGTAATGCTTAAAGCCAGATCATAATTGACCATCCTTTGGCAGAGACCTAGCAATCATAtcatagtaatatatatttaaagctTGGTATGTCATATTAAGTGGAAGAACAAATGCATAAGCAGGACATTCAAGATAATATAAACTTTTCAAAGTACTCGGAAACACGAACCTCTAGAATCTGTTGCCAATCTTTTCCcgttaactgaaaaaaaaaaaaaaaagagtgataaAGAAGCTTATTAGGCCCAAATTACTTAAAGGTTCGTTAAATACTCGTAGCTGTAAAAGTCCAAAATAGAAAGAAAGCAGGGAAACAAAGCATCCAAGCAAAAACGCATATAAACTTCATATATGCGTTTGATGTAATCAGAAGATTCAGAACATAAATTGTTTAAATGTTCACATAAATTGTTTAAATGTTCTGATTACATCAGTTGTTAAACGTGAGGGAACGCGGGCGAAGGAAGGGAACCTAACCCGATCTCTGTGGATTTTGCGATGCAGAAGCTGAGTTTGGGTGATCTACGACGGGGAGGAGACGATTCGCCCTCTCTACTCCGTGAAGCGGCACATGAACCTCCGCCACTCCAAAGCCCTACAGCACGTGACCcccttcggcggcggcggcgggggcgacGCGGCGTTCGAGATAAGGGTTCGTACGAGCGGCGGAGCCGTGTGGTGTACGACCCGCAGCGAAGGGAGGCGGTGGCAGAGGAGCTGCGTGGTGTATGACCCGCGGCGGAGGGATGATGGGATGGTGGTGCTTGGAGTGGAGAAAGGCTGTTTGAAGCagagaaggtttttttttttatgatggtGGTGCGCGTAGGGTTTTCTGAGAacagggattttttttttccctcgcGCGCGAAGTGTTGAAAAATTCCCGCCTGTATATCAGCTGACTTTTTTTGGTCCCactgttgaagcataaaaaaaaaaggaagaagaaaagagggggaaagaaaaaagtagaaagagaaaaaatggtgtatgagatgatctatgcactaggtgcatggagaagatttgagttcaaattttgaactaggtgcataggttaatccatgcaccaggtgcatggacTACAAAGAGGAGGAATAGAGAGAGAATGTCCTCGtagcaaattagtcctttccctttcataAATTTGCAAGATACTCCACTtcaaacatataatattttgttattttaacgAAAGTATAATATAAGCAAAGTGAAAGgattaatttgtaatattatacCCACGATCCCATGATCTCATCGTAACTTCCCACGTCTCCTACCCACATCCCACTACCCCCATTATTTGCATGTTCCAAGCAGTTATAATCTCAGTCCATAAATATCCATTTGGACCCAATTGAAAGGGGACAGTTTTTTTAAACTCTCAAACCCatccctaaaaaaaaatcccactaCTCCTGTtcacgaaagaaaaaaaaaaaagaaaggtaaaaaaaaataataataatatttttctccaTTAATGTAGCCACGATCAAagcttcatctctctctctctctctctctctctctctctctctctctcgcaaacACACTggtgctcttcttcttcttcaagatCTCTAGCTGAGCATTCAAGCTTCATTCATTCTCGTCGATTAAACAACCATCTCGGTTACGCGTCGAAAATGAATAATCTCATGACCAAATCGTTCCTCGACTACGTGGAACTGAAGAAGCAGGCGACGGTGATCGAGGGCTCCGGCGCGAGTCCCGAGGCGAGCGCGGATCTCGAGGCTGGGGGTCTCACGCCCGCGGAGGAGGCGAACCTCGCCCTCTTCTTCTCCGAGGTCGGCGCGATCCAATCCGCAATGGACGCCCTCTCCGCGCTCCTCTCCGACCTCCGCCTCCTNCTCCACTCCGAGTCCTGCTCCGCCCATTCCCCCAAGCTCCTCAGCGGCCTCTGCGACCGCGTTGACTCTGACGTCGCCGCGATCCTCCGCACCGCCCACTCCATCAAGGCGCAGCTCGAAGCCCTCGACGACTCCCCGCGCTTCGCCGCGGGGACCTCCGTCGACTGCACCAGGGTTTCGGTTACCCACGGGATCCGGGCGAAGCTTCGCAACGCCATCCTCTCCGACCACAAGGAGACCCTGAAGCAAAACTACTACAACGCCACGAGCGAGCTCGCCTCCGACAAGGTGATCGACGAAATGCTCAAGTGGAGCGGCGACCCCATGGATCCGCCGTGGTCCTCGCCGGGCGCAGCCACGCCTTCTGCTCCAGCGTCGACCTCACCGCCGCCGAGAACGTCTTCAAGGGCGACGTCAAAGACCCCGCCGCCGACCCTGTCGCCGCCATGGCTGCGTGCCACAAGCCCATCGCCGGTGCCGTTGCCGGATTCGCCGTCACCGCCAGGTTCGAGATCGCCCTCGCCTGCGACCTACTAGGCGGGCCGCGACGCCAAGTTCGTCAACACCTCCGCCGAGCTCCACCGAGCTCCACTGAGCGCCGCCGCGTCTCCACCAAGCTCCGCTGAGCGCCTCCGCGTCTCCACCGAAGCCACCGCATCTCCGCCACGTCTCCACCGAGCTCCGCCGCGTCTCCATCTACGTATCTCCACCCCCTccacctgttcgacgaaattccCAAACGAAACGAGACGGGCGGCAAGAGTCGGTCTACTTTGACAAGATCACGACGAGGCTGAAGAAGCTGAGTTATGGGCTGAGCAAACGAGCACTGCGACTTCGTGCTCGTCGCCCAGAAGGTCTACGTCAGCATCTACAAGGTCGCACACGACTTCCCAGCTCGCGGGGCTCGCCGCGGAGATCATCCGCGTCAACTTCCTTGGAACCGACAGCCATCGAGCAGTGTAGAGGTGCAGAGCGACACGCTGTTCATGGTCATCATCAACGACTCCGACGAGTTGAAGCCCGACGACCTCATTTGTTCACGTCCACCAATTGTTTGACGGAATGCCCGAGACATATCTTTCGACAGCGAACTTagagaaagagcggtgctcttctctttataaaaaatgtgttattaaaagagaaagagCGGCGCTCTTttctttacaaaaaatatagcatcatcgagggagggagagagcggtgctcttctctttgcaaaaaatattatcaaaagagagagagatattacttatgaaagagagaggaagcttTGTTACAAAAAAGAGAGGCAAAGGAGAGATTTTCCTATCTTAGTTGTCCCACGAATGTAAAAGAGACAAGAGGGATTATTCATCTTTGTTGTCCTATACTGTCAaaggagataaagagagaaaaatactcCCTTAATTCTCTTATAATTTAGAGGCAAAAGAAATCAATCAGATTGTTGATTGTTGTTCTTGTGATCGACTTTATATTGGAAGAATAATGGGATGTTCATTGAACCccttaattctatccaaaatcGAATCTCTCGATTTGGCTAAATTAGACCAAATCGAGAtgctccaaattaaattaagttgaattttcattattcatgattgaaaatttgacaaataaaaaaatgcattcaagtgatgaatttgattctgaaccatacatttaaatattttgatctcaaaCAAATCCTAAATAATTCCCATCTCAAAATCTCATCTGGAACAAGCCCGTACTCACCTCAAATCTCATAACCCAAGTTCAGCCCAAACATAAATCTGGGCCCAATTTTATGGCCTGCCTAAAGAAAATTTGGACTTATGCCATGCGGGCCTAAACTGGGCCCATGCCTATATTCAAAACTTAAATTCAATTCAGGCCTTAACTTGAGTCCATACCATATGGGCCTGAATTTGGCCCATGCCTGAATGTAATTATATGAATCCGAATTTGGACCATGTTTGAATCCATGAAGCTATACCTAGCCCAAGTCCCGAATTTAATTACCATGTAAACTCAAAGCACCATATGAGCCTAATAgaacctgcaaccacatccaaAGCTAAATTCAAACTACATGGGCCGAAATCTGGCCCAAACTCAGATCCACAACCAACCAAACCTTAACTATTCTAACCCACATTGAGCCTAACCTCAAACCTAATCTTAACCCCAGATCATgccaatcaaaatcaaattcccAATCTAAACCAATCCAAATTATGCAAAACctgatccaaatccaaatcaacaTTTGTCCTAAGCCATAACTTAGGACTATATCAATCCAACCTCTTCTCCAAGTCCTTAGAAACAAATTATTTCGACCCAATCATATTCAAactcgatcaaattctaaatatatactTAGAATTGATCTAATCATCTTTTTATCTTAGTACATGTGACTAagctaaaaataacaaaattaggTCTCACCTAACCAAATCAAATTTATTGGACTCTAATATATTTACTTGGAGTTCAAACAAATGAAcccaaattagactctaatacatacacttagagtttaattttgactaatcctaatatatataactaggatttagttgatatttcacctcatggtgaacccaaattagactctaatacatacacttagagtttaatttaaattacatttgactaatcctaatatatataactaggatttagttgatatttcacctcatggtgaatctagattagactctaataatacatacacttagagtttaatttaaattacatttgactaatcctaatatataattaggatttagttgatttagactctaatacatacacttagagtttaatttaaattttcactaattctaatatatataattaggatctagttgatatttcacctcatggtgaacccaaatgaaattgaattagactctaatacatacacttggagtttaatttaaatcaaattttgactaatcctaatatatatagttaggatttagttaatattttacCTTATGGTGAACTCAATGTGAGACTTAATTAAGCTCTAACATATAAGCATAGGGCTTCGTTACACTGGACTTTGAGATATTAAATTGGagtctaatttaaaatatttaggctaatcctaacacatacattTAGGATGTAGGCTTAAAttgaatatcaaatcaaatcccattggactttatcacatatatttaaagttcaatttcaaactctaattcatttaattagagttta
It encodes the following:
- the LOC109714766 gene encoding syntaxin-112-like — its product is MNNLMTKSFLDYVELKKQATVIEGSGASPEASADLEAGGLTPAEEANLALFFSEVGAIQSAMDALSALLSDLRLLLHSESCSAHSPKLLSGLCDRVDSDVAAILRTAHSIKAQLEALDDSPRFAAGTSVDCTRVSVTHGIRAKLRNAILSDHKETLKQNYYNATSELASDKVIDEMLKWSGDPMDPPWSSPGAATPSAPASTSPPPRTSSRATSKTPPPTLSPPWLRATSPSPVPLPDSPSPPGSRSPSPATY